In a single window of the Thermogemmatispora onikobensis genome:
- a CDS encoding helix-turn-helix transcriptional regulator, producing MFTGKQLREYRRRRHLTQKQLGKAVCMSRDAIAKIELYNRVISDIQTLKALQKALNIPYDVIGFIPLD from the coding sequence ATGTTCACCGGAAAGCAGCTCAGGGAATATCGACGCCGACGACATCTGACCCAGAAGCAGCTAGGGAAAGCCGTCTGTATGAGTCGCGATGCGATTGCCAAGATCGAACTGTATAACCGGGTCATCAGCGACATCCAGACCCTCAAAGCGCTCCAGAAGGCGCTGAATATCCCCTACGACGTGAT